One window of the Lycorma delicatula isolate Av1 chromosome 3, ASM4794821v1, whole genome shotgun sequence genome contains the following:
- the LOC142321100 gene encoding uncharacterized protein LOC142321100 — MAFRTLFLVALTVVLVESSNYEIKREIRQNLQLKSNLTTNLVIGERVDGDRLIFESLIHVPTIKNGSQSLMAKFPPEGRNLSDKITFIKVEGVSNTDSPKIIKGGVNFKHVHFVFKCDSEHSKDYILSIYGKKKDEK, encoded by the exons ATGGCTTTCAGGACATTATTTCTTGTGGCACTAACTGTAGTTCTTGTAGAGTCAAGCAATTATGAAATTAAACGAGAAATTCGCCAAAATCTTcaattgaaaagtaatttaacaaCTAATCTCGTTATTGGTGAACGTGTAGATGGAGATAG attaatatttgAAAGCTTAATTCACGTACCAACGATTAAGAATGGATCTCAGTCGTTAATGGCAAAATTTCCTCCTGAAGGTCGAAATCTTtctgataaaattacttttattaaagtagaGGGTGTGTCTAATACAGATTCACCGAAAATAATCAAAGGAGGagttaattttaaacatgttcattttgtatttaaatgcgACTCCGAACATTCAAAAGATTATATCTTATCtatttatggaaaaaagaaagatgagAAATGA